In a single window of the Streptomyces sp. NBC_00353 genome:
- the murJ gene encoding murein biosynthesis integral membrane protein MurJ, translating to MTATEATGEVAEDEQRKATDRSGPVLRSGAVMAAGSVVSRATGFIRSAVVVAALGTGLQADGYTVANTVPNILYMLLIGGALNAVFVPELVRAAKEHADGGAAYTDRLLTACAVGLVALTGLAVAGAPLIVAVYTPYSGERAELTIALARYCLPQILFYGLFTLLGQVLNARNRFGAMMWTPVLNNLVIIAVFGLYLGVAAGSDGTLTPAHAQFLGWGTTAGIAVQTLALVPALRAAKFRWRPRFDWRGSGLTRPLRSAGWLVMLVLTNQVAYWVVTRLSTLTGQHAVEQGVVGGAGYTAYSYAYQLWVVPQGIVTVSLVTALMPRMSRAAADGDLAGVRRDVSYALRTTAAVVVPAAGALFALAPWVMGAVFGYGRTGAADITVMAGMMTAFAPGLIAFSGQYVLSRGFYAMGDTRTPFLLNLVIAAFNAGLSGVAYLLLPARWAVTGMAAAYSVALFAGFAVTAYVLHRRVSGGSGERRPALWRSPGLWAHVRLVVACVPAGALGYGAARACDGSGDVVAAAAGVMVLLGVVGALARPLRLAEVSAVLAAGRGRLRR from the coding sequence GTGACCGCCACCGAGGCGACCGGAGAGGTCGCAGAGGACGAGCAGCGGAAGGCGACGGACAGGTCGGGGCCGGTGCTGCGCAGCGGCGCCGTCATGGCAGCCGGCTCGGTCGTCTCGCGCGCCACCGGGTTCATACGCTCGGCGGTCGTCGTCGCCGCACTCGGCACCGGCCTCCAGGCCGACGGGTACACGGTAGCCAACACCGTCCCCAACATCCTCTACATGCTCCTCATCGGCGGCGCCCTCAATGCGGTGTTCGTCCCGGAACTGGTGCGGGCCGCCAAGGAACACGCCGACGGAGGCGCCGCGTACACCGACCGGCTGCTCACCGCCTGCGCGGTCGGCCTCGTCGCCCTCACCGGGCTCGCTGTCGCCGGCGCCCCGCTGATCGTCGCTGTCTACACCCCCTACTCGGGCGAGCGGGCGGAGCTCACGATCGCGCTGGCCCGTTACTGCCTGCCGCAGATCCTCTTCTACGGGCTATTCACGCTCCTCGGTCAAGTACTGAATGCCCGCAACCGGTTCGGCGCGATGATGTGGACCCCGGTCCTCAACAACCTTGTGATCATTGCCGTGTTCGGACTGTATCTGGGCGTCGCGGCAGGCTCCGACGGCACGCTGACCCCCGCGCATGCCCAGTTTCTGGGGTGGGGGACGACGGCCGGGATCGCCGTGCAGACGCTGGCCCTGGTGCCCGCCCTGCGGGCCGCGAAGTTCCGCTGGCGGCCCCGGTTCGACTGGCGGGGGAGCGGCCTCACCCGGCCGCTGCGATCGGCCGGCTGGCTCGTGATGCTGGTACTGACGAACCAGGTCGCCTACTGGGTGGTGACGCGGCTCTCCACCCTCACCGGGCAGCACGCCGTGGAGCAGGGCGTGGTGGGCGGCGCGGGCTATACCGCGTACAGCTACGCCTACCAGCTGTGGGTGGTGCCGCAGGGCATCGTGACCGTCTCGCTCGTCACCGCGCTGATGCCGCGGATGAGCCGGGCGGCGGCCGACGGCGATCTGGCCGGGGTGCGTCGCGATGTCTCGTACGCGCTGCGGACGACGGCCGCGGTGGTGGTGCCCGCAGCGGGTGCGCTGTTCGCGCTCGCGCCGTGGGTGATGGGGGCCGTGTTCGGGTACGGACGTACCGGCGCCGCCGACATCACGGTGATGGCGGGGATGATGACGGCATTCGCGCCGGGACTGATTGCGTTCTCCGGGCAGTACGTGCTGTCCCGGGGCTTCTACGCGATGGGCGACACCCGTACGCCGTTCCTTCTGAACCTGGTGATCGCGGCGTTCAACGCGGGGCTGTCCGGTGTCGCGTATCTGTTGCTGCCCGCGCGGTGGGCGGTGACGGGGATGGCCGCGGCGTACTCGGTGGCGTTGTTCGCGGGGTTCGCGGTCACCGCGTATGTGCTGCATCGCAGGGTGTCGGGTGGATCCGGTGAGCGGCGGCCTGCACTGTGGCGGTCGCCCGGACTGTGGGCGCATGTGCGGCTGGTGGTGGCATGTGTGCCCGCGGGGGCGCTCGGGTACGGGGCGGCTCGTGCATGCGACGGG
- a CDS encoding lipid II:glycine glycyltransferase FemX: MSALLATGDRRGEQGLRIRSLTAAEHRACVTARAGASFLQYPSWAEVKDQWTSEMVGWHGDSGELIGSALVLYRQFPGTRKYFAYLPEGPVADWADPEIDRWLLPLMAHLRRAGAFAVRIGPSPAYRRWDTARLKAATGPRRKVGDVLATEVDPLGTAVAERLRARGWHRCGGDGDAGNDADAQPRHVFQVPLAGRTPDDLWTGLNQEWRRNVRKAQKCGVRIVVGGAVELPEFHRLLRITEERDGFRLGRSLAYYQRQYAVLNAEQPGRMHLYLAVHEGEILAAHTMISTGRRVWYQTGASADHRREVRPSNALQWQMMLDALALGAEVYDMRGVPSTLDPDDRAFGLLRWKLGTGGQVVETLGEWETSVGGAANNTLYRAFQAYLARR, from the coding sequence ATGTCAGCGCTGCTCGCGACCGGTGACCGCAGAGGTGAACAGGGGCTACGGATACGCAGTCTCACCGCTGCCGAGCACCGGGCATGTGTGACCGCGCGCGCCGGGGCGAGCTTTCTGCAGTATCCGTCCTGGGCCGAGGTGAAGGATCAATGGACGTCGGAAATGGTCGGATGGCACGGCGACAGCGGTGAATTGATCGGCAGCGCCCTCGTGCTCTACCGGCAATTTCCGGGCACCCGGAAATACTTTGCCTATCTGCCGGAAGGGCCGGTGGCCGACTGGGCCGATCCCGAAATCGATCGCTGGCTGCTGCCTTTGATGGCGCATCTGCGGAGGGCCGGTGCCTTCGCCGTACGGATCGGCCCGTCACCGGCCTACCGCCGCTGGGACACCGCCCGGCTCAAGGCGGCCACCGGGCCCCGCCGGAAGGTCGGGGACGTCCTGGCGACCGAGGTGGACCCGCTCGGCACCGCTGTCGCCGAACGGCTCCGGGCACGCGGCTGGCACCGGTGCGGCGGGGACGGCGACGCCGGGAACGACGCCGACGCCCAGCCGCGCCATGTCTTCCAGGTACCGCTCGCCGGACGCACCCCCGACGACCTGTGGACGGGGCTCAACCAGGAGTGGCGCCGCAACGTCCGCAAGGCCCAGAAGTGCGGCGTCCGGATCGTCGTCGGCGGTGCGGTCGAACTGCCCGAGTTCCACCGACTGCTGCGGATCACGGAGGAGCGGGACGGCTTCCGTCTCGGCCGCTCCCTCGCCTACTACCAGCGGCAGTACGCCGTGCTCAACGCCGAACAGCCCGGCCGGATGCATCTCTACCTCGCCGTCCACGAGGGCGAGATCCTTGCCGCACACACCATGATCAGCACCGGGCGGCGGGTCTGGTATCAGACGGGCGCGTCCGCCGACCACCGCCGAGAGGTCCGCCCCAGCAACGCCCTCCAGTGGCAGATGATGCTCGATGCGCTGGCTCTCGGCGCCGAGGTGTACGACATGCGCGGGGTACCCTCCACCCTCGACCCCGACGACCGCGCCTTCGGACTGCTGCGCTGGAAGCTCGGCACCGGCGGACAGGTCGTCGAGACCCTCGGAGAGTGGGAGACATCAGTGGGCGGAGCCGCCAACAACACGCTGTACCGCGCGTTCCAGGCGTACTTGGCGCGCCGGTGA
- a CDS encoding Ig-like domain-containing protein: MEVFPLISVCRRIRRTTSPARPARLTLIAGTAVLGAALTACSGAAASDSGSGSGDDAGSARTPDTRITVNLQGTKAAAGKPVTVTLADGKLKTVKVTAAEGDALTGRISGDGRTWTSDRVAAPGTEYSVEATDTGGGTDHAAFSTAAADKVNKLTLAPGKNTTVGVAQPLSIVFDNPVKDKAAVERGLKVSTSNNTEGSWGWLQDYSGKDRIDWRPKEYWKSGTRVTLDADLNGIDSGPAGGWFVRDYATTFTIGRNQVVKVDLDRHRLALRRDGQTVMDVPMSAGTPGGDKASWRGTAVLMAKEGTINMRSETVGLGDAYDKMVDSSMRLTWSGMYAHAAPWPWNAAYFGVANHSSGCVGMSDANAAELYRKAQVGDPFEITGADAKGTVAEGNGYGAWNVSWSDWQAKSALD, translated from the coding sequence ATGGAGGTTTTTCCGTTGATCTCTGTATGCCGGCGCATACGCCGCACCACCTCGCCCGCCCGCCCGGCCCGGCTGACTCTGATCGCAGGTACGGCGGTACTCGGCGCCGCCCTCACCGCCTGCTCGGGCGCCGCCGCATCGGACTCGGGTTCCGGGTCCGGTGATGATGCCGGGTCGGCCAGGACTCCGGACACCAGGATCACGGTGAACCTCCAGGGCACGAAGGCCGCCGCGGGCAAGCCGGTGACGGTGACGCTTGCCGACGGGAAGCTGAAGACCGTGAAGGTGACCGCCGCCGAAGGTGACGCGCTCACCGGCCGGATATCCGGCGACGGCCGGACCTGGACGTCGGACCGGGTCGCCGCACCCGGTACCGAGTACAGCGTCGAGGCCACGGACACCGGAGGCGGCACCGACCACGCGGCGTTCTCGACCGCCGCGGCCGACAAGGTCAACAAGCTGACGCTCGCCCCCGGCAAGAACACCACGGTCGGCGTCGCCCAGCCGCTGTCGATCGTCTTCGACAACCCGGTGAAGGACAAGGCCGCGGTCGAGCGGGGGCTGAAGGTCAGCACGTCGAACAACACCGAGGGGTCCTGGGGCTGGCTGCAGGACTACTCCGGCAAGGACAGGATCGACTGGCGGCCCAAGGAGTACTGGAAGTCCGGTACGCGCGTCACGCTCGACGCCGATCTGAACGGCATCGACTCGGGCCCGGCCGGCGGCTGGTTCGTGCGTGACTACGCGACGACGTTCACGATCGGCCGCAACCAGGTGGTCAAGGTCGACCTCGACCGGCACCGGCTGGCGTTGCGCCGAGACGGACAAACGGTCATGGACGTGCCCATGTCGGCGGGCACCCCGGGCGGGGACAAGGCGTCCTGGCGGGGCACGGCCGTACTGATGGCGAAGGAGGGCACGATCAACATGCGCTCCGAGACGGTCGGTCTGGGCGACGCGTACGACAAGATGGTCGACTCGTCGATGCGGCTGACCTGGTCGGGGATGTACGCCCATGCCGCGCCGTGGCCGTGGAACGCCGCGTATTTCGGGGTCGCCAACCACAGTTCCGGCTGTGTGGGGATGAGCGACGCGAACGCCGCGGAGCTGTACCGGAAGGCGCAGGTCGGCGACCCGTTCGAGATCACCGGCGCGGACGCCAAGGGCACGGTCGCGGAGGGCAACGGCTACGGGGCGTGGAATGTGTCCTGGTCCGACTGGCAGGCGAAGAGCGCCCTCGACTGA